One part of the Gossypium raimondii isolate GPD5lz chromosome 1, ASM2569854v1, whole genome shotgun sequence genome encodes these proteins:
- the LOC105779000 gene encoding G-type lectin S-receptor-like serine/threonine-protein kinase At2g19130 — MGNRTRLLLPLYVLVFSFSSFETYVSIEMDTLYPGQSLSGNQTISSRNGRFELGFFKPGNSTGYYVGIWYKNLKVKTVVWVANRDEPLLDHSVSKLEISEKGSLVLYNQSEIPVWSAEPSPSNTMNSTVAVLEDSGNLVLRNGSSPSVTAWESFDHPTDTWLPGAKLGRSKVSKKGLIYVSWSSPNDPSPGLFSLGLDTNGTGWYHILKNGIRHWTCGYWLQRVSSFSTETVTTNYITMGYVSNKEENYYFYSVTTSSVLVRFLMDVTGKVQQLIWKDGSQEWETIWEKPKETCEIYAFCGANGACNQFGGPKCKCLPGFEPKIPGEWKTGNYTNGCLRKSLLKCNKDVKHDFQVIENIRLPPNEVLTNNKSLRECKSACLRDCSCIAYTIGYYGNCSIWREDLLNIQYLTFGDHIGRDLYLRLPMTELAASKVKKKLRIERLTICAAAAIVILIPILVLMSWVAHSKSVTLVSICRMANFSGTKPTDDALVLFKFGDLKSATKNFSEKLAEGGFGSVYKGTLPNSAVIAVKSLKGQDHEDKQFRAEVSTIGTIHHVNLVHLLGFCLKGTKRFLVYEYMPNGSLDSHLFYKDSKILDWKTRHHIALGVARGLAYLHEKCRVCIIHCDIKPENILLDADYNPLLSDFGLAKLFGRDFSRVLTTMKGTRGYLAPEMISGDPITPKSDVFSYGMLLLEIISGRRNWEIKGDETDNYFPARAAICVSNGGDVLSLLDPKLQGNANAEEVIRACRVACWCIQDEEQNRPSMGHVVQILEGVQEINMPPIPWFIQTIINF, encoded by the coding sequence ATGGGAAACAGAACAAGGCTTTTGCTTCCTCTCTATGTTCTGGTTTTTAGCTTTTCGTCATTTGAAACTTATGTCTCCATCGAAATGGATACCTTATATCCAGGCCAGTCACTCTCTGGTAACCAAACTATAAGCTCAAGAAATGGAAGGTTTGAACTTGGTTTCTTTAAGCCAGGTAACTCTACAGGCTACTATGTAGGTATCTGGTACAAGAACCTCAAGGTTAAGACTGTGGTGTGGGTGGCTAATAGAGATGAGCCACTCCTTGATCATTCTGTTTCAAAACTTGAGATCTCTGAAAAGGGTAGCCTTGTCCTTTACAACCAATCTGAAATCCCAGTTTGGTCAGCTGAGCCATCACCATCGAACAccatgaattccactgttgcagTTCTTGAGGATAGTGGGAATCTTGTTTTGAGAAATGGTTCAAGTCCTTCAGTCACAGCATGGGAAAGCTTTGATCATCCTACTGATACATGGTTGCCTGGGGCCAAGCTTGGAAGAAGCAAGGTGAGCAAGAAAGGGCTAATCTATGTTTCTTGGAGCAGTCCAAATGATCCTTCGCCTGGATTGTTTTCCCTAGGGCTAGACACCAATGGAACCGGGTGGTATCATATACTGAAGAATGGGATTAGGCACTGGACTTGTGGGTATTGGCTACAGAGAGTTTCCTCTTTTAGTACTGAGACAGTGACTACCAACTATATCACAATGGGATATGTCTCAAATAAGGaagaaaattactatttttactCGGTCACCACCTCCTCGGTTCTTGTAAGATTTCTGATGGATGTAACAGGTAAAGTGCAGCAACTCATATGGAAAGATGGTTCTCAGGAATGGGAAACTATTTGGGAAAAGCCGAAGGAAACATGTGAAATCTATGCTTTCTGTGGAGCAAATGGAGCTTGTAATCAGTTTGGTGGTCCTAAATGCAAATGCTTGCCTGGTTTTGAACCTAAAATTCCTGGAGAATGGAAAACAGGCAATTATACAAATGGTTGTCTTAGAAAATCTTTGTTGAAGTGCAATAAAGATGTGAAACATGACTTTCAAGTGATTGAAAACATAAGGCTGCCACCAAATGAAGTGTTGACAAATAATAAGAGCTTGAGAGAGTGTAAATCGGCTTGCTTAAGAGACTGCTCTTGTATTGCATACACCATTGGATATTATGGTAACTGCTCCATATGGCGAGAAGATTTGCTGAACATCCAATACCTCACTTTTGGTGACCATATTGGAAGAGATTTATATCTCCGGCTTCCCATGACGGAGTTGGCAGCttcgaaagttaaaaagaagTTAAGAATTGAGCGGCTCACTATTTGTGCAGCTGCAGCAATTGTGATTTTGATTCCTATCTTGGTACtaatgtcatgggttgcgcattCTAAGTCTGTGACACTAGTTTCAATATGCAGGATGGCAAATTTCTCTGGTACCAAACCAACTGATGATGCTCTGGTTCTCTTCAAGTTTGGTGATTTAAAGAGTGCAACAAAGAATTTTTCCGAAAAATTAGCTGAAGGAGGCTTTGGTTCTGTTTATAAAGGAACGCTTCCGAATTCGGCTGTCATAGCAGTAAAGAGTCTCAAAGGCCAAGACCATGAAGACAAGCAGTTCCGCGCTGAAGTGAGCACCATAGGGACAATCCATCATGTTAATCTAGTTCACCTTCTCGGGTTTTGTTTGAAGGGGACGAAGAGGTTTCTCGTATACGAATACATGCCAAATGGTTCTTTGGACAGTCACCTGTTTTATAAGGATTCAAAGATCCTGGACTGGAAAACAAGACATCATATTGCACTGGGAGTAGCTCGAGGATTAGCTTATCTCCATGAGAAGTGCAGAGTATGCATCATACACTGTGACATCAAGCCTGAGAACATTCTTCTTGATGCAGATTATAATCCTTTGCTTTCAGACTTCGGCCTAGCAAAGCTGTTCGGTAGGGATTTCAGTCGTGTTTTGACCACGATGAAAGGAACCAGAGGGTACCTTGCACCCGAAATGATTTCAGGTGATCCCATCACTCCAAAATCTGATGTTTTTAGCTATGGGATGTTGCTATTGGAGATTATATCAGGAAGAAGAAACTGGGAGATAAAAGGTGATGAGACAGACAATTACTTCCCAGCTCGTGCTGCGATATGTGTAAGCAATGGAGGGGATGTGCTAAGTCTGTTGGATCCCAAGTTGCAGGGGAATGCAAATGCGGAAGAAGTCATCAGAGCTTGTAGAGTAGCATGTTGGTGCATTCAAGATGAAGAACAAAATAGGCCATCCATGGGGCATGTTGTTCAGATCCTTGAGGGAGTCCAAGAGATCAATATGCCACCAATTCCCTGGTTTATTCAAACCATCATAAACTTCTAA
- the LOC105779013 gene encoding proton pump-interactor 1 isoform X2 — MGVEIVGSNMAQVSVDKVAEVDQSFLLDKENGKLDEDPVHNETIPVVPRCEEPSKGDGNNASNDNFPTDAVDEWPAAKQVHSFHFVRYRLYEDPKIKAKIDEADKELQKWSKTRFKITDELKAKRSDRAELLAQVRALNVDFEQYKEILDEKKKEIEPLQQALGKLRTNSYTGRGSMCSSEEELNDVIHSLQYRIQHESIPLAEEKQLLKEIKRLEGTREAVITNAAMRAKIQDSMGQKEVIQDQVKLIGVDLSGVRKEQFAVQSKKKQIKDKLTATEKKLESLQEELKAVTQKRDKAYQTILELRKQHDEENAYFYQSRSLINKAKIVAAKKDIKALEELANVEVEKFMDLWNGNKAFRDDYERRILKSLDTRLLSRDGRIRNPDEKPLVLPEVPVHTGTEALPKPGARQPKEEAKSSPQPGTKHPKKGQKDAETKAMESKSSPENVVADKISGSSNEEVDAAKQKEMKREEEIAKAKQALERKKKQAEKAAAKAAIRAQKEAEKKLKEREKKAKKKAAASTTAINPEEPTEPMAEASESEKVDASAEAPVPAPVSVKDKAQKGNAIRYRNRTKGPEVLPRAILRRKKSTNYWTWAAPAALVVLILLALGYYYLV, encoded by the exons ATGGGTGTAGAGATTGTGGGATCAAACATGGCACAAGTATCTGTTGACAAAGTAGCTGAAGTTGACCAATCATTTTTGCTTGATAAGGAAAATGGGAAACTGGACGAGGATCCAGTTCATAATGAGACCATTCCAGTTGTTCCCCGCTGCGAGGAGCCTAGTAAGGGAGACGGGAATAATGCATCCAATGACAATTTCCCGACGGATGCAGTTGACGAGTGGCCTGCAGCTAAGCAGGTCCACTCTTTTCATTTTGTCAGGTATCGCCTTTACGAAGACCCTAAGATCAAAGCCAAAATCGACGAGGCTGATAAAGAGCTACAAAAGTGGAGTAAAACCAGGTTCAAGATCACTGATGAATTAAAAGCTAAGAGG TCAGATCGTGCTGAGTTACTTGCTCAAGTGAGAGCCCTGAATGTTGATTTTGAACAATATAAGGAGATTTTAGAcgagaaaaagaaggaaatagaACCACTGCAGCAGGCCTTAGGCAAGCTTCGCACTAATAGCTATACCGGTCGTGGCAGTATGTGTTCATCTGAGGAAGAGCTCAACGATGTT ATCCATAGCTTGCAATATCGCATTCAGCATGAAAGTATCCCATTGGCCGAGGAGAAGCAACTCCTTAAAGAAATCAAACGACTAGAGGGGACCAGGGAAGCGGTTATCACTAATGCAGCAATGAGAGCAAAGATTCAGGATTCGATGGGTCAGAAGGAAGTCATTCAAGATCAGGTTAAA CTTATTGGTGTTGATTTGAGTGGAGTAAGGAAGGAGCAGTTTGCAGTTCAGTccaagaaaaaacaaattaaagataaattgacTGCAACCGAAAAGAAACTTGAGTCTTTACAGGAGGAGCTGAAAGCTGTGACCCAGAAGAGGGACAAAGCTTATCAAACCATTCTGGAACTGAGGAAACAACATGATGAGGAA AATGCTTACTTCTACCAGAGCCGTTCACTCATAAACAAGGCCAAAATTGTTGCTGCCAAGAAAGATATAAAGGCTCTTGAGGAGCTTGCAAATGTTGAG GTTGAGAAGTTTATGGATCTCTGGAATGGTAATAAAGCCTTCAGGGATGATTATGAGAGAAGAATTCTGAAATCCCTGGACACTCGACTATTGAGCAGGGATGGTCGGATAAGGAATCCTGATGAGAAGCCATTAGTTCTACCAGAGGTACCAGTACATACGGGAACTGAAGCACTTCCAAAACCTGGTGCGAGACAACCAAAGGAAGAAGCCAAATCCTCACCCCAACCAGGTACTAAACACCCGAAAAAGGGCCAGAAAGATGCTGAGACCAAAGCAATGGAGTCAAAATCCTCTCCAGAGAATGTTGTAGCTGACAAGATCTCTGGATCTTCAAACGAGGAAGTTGATGCTGCAAAACAGAAAGAAATGAAGAGAGAAGAGGAAATTGCAAAAGCAAAGCAAGCTTtagaaaggaagaagaagcaGGCTGAAAAAGCAGCTGCCAAAGCAGCTATAAGAGCTCAAAAGGAAGCCGAAAAGAAGCTCA agGAGCGTGAGAAGAAAGCAAAGAAGAAAGCAGCAGCATCTACGACTGCTATAAATCCCGAGGAACCAACTGAACCCATGGCTGAGGCTTCAGAATCAGAGAAGGTTGATGCTAGTGCTGAAGCACCTGTTCCTGCTCCTGTTTCAGTGAAGGATAAAGCACAAAAGGGGAATGCTATTCGGTACAGAAATCGAACTAAAGGACCTGAGGTGCTTCCAAGAGCCATCCTGAGACGTAAGAAGTCAACCAACTACTGGACATGGGCCGCACCTGCTGCACTAGTGGTGCTGATACTTCTAGCATTAGGTTACTATTATCTTGTCTGA
- the LOC105779013 gene encoding proton pump-interactor 1 isoform X1, translating to MAQVSVDKVAEVDQSFLLDKENGKLDEDPVHNETIPVVPRCEEPSKGDGNNASNDNFPTDAVDEWPAAKQVHSFHFVRYRLYEDPKIKAKIDEADKELQKWSKTRFKITDELKAKRSDRAELLAQVRALNVDFEQYKEILDEKKKEIEPLQQALGKLRTNSYTGRGSMCSSEEELNDVIHSLQYRIQHESIPLAEEKQLLKEIKRLEGTREAVITNAAMRAKIQDSMGQKEVIQDQVKLIGVDLSGVRKEQFAVQSKKKQIKDKLTATEKKLESLQEELKAVTQKRDKAYQTILELRKQHDEENAYFYQSRSLINKAKIVAAKKDIKALEELANVEVEKFMDLWNGNKAFRDDYERRILKSLDTRLLSRDGRIRNPDEKPLVLPEVPVHTGTEALPKPGARQPKEEAKSSPQPGTKHPKKGQKDAETKAMESKSSPENVVADKISGSSNEEVDAAKQKEMKREEEIAKAKQALERKKKQAEKAAAKAAIRAQKEAEKKLKEIICFFSCFASS from the exons ATGGCACAAGTATCTGTTGACAAAGTAGCTGAAGTTGACCAATCATTTTTGCTTGATAAGGAAAATGGGAAACTGGACGAGGATCCAGTTCATAATGAGACCATTCCAGTTGTTCCCCGCTGCGAGGAGCCTAGTAAGGGAGACGGGAATAATGCATCCAATGACAATTTCCCGACGGATGCAGTTGACGAGTGGCCTGCAGCTAAGCAGGTCCACTCTTTTCATTTTGTCAGGTATCGCCTTTACGAAGACCCTAAGATCAAAGCCAAAATCGACGAGGCTGATAAAGAGCTACAAAAGTGGAGTAAAACCAGGTTCAAGATCACTGATGAATTAAAAGCTAAGAGG TCAGATCGTGCTGAGTTACTTGCTCAAGTGAGAGCCCTGAATGTTGATTTTGAACAATATAAGGAGATTTTAGAcgagaaaaagaaggaaatagaACCACTGCAGCAGGCCTTAGGCAAGCTTCGCACTAATAGCTATACCGGTCGTGGCAGTATGTGTTCATCTGAGGAAGAGCTCAACGATGTT ATCCATAGCTTGCAATATCGCATTCAGCATGAAAGTATCCCATTGGCCGAGGAGAAGCAACTCCTTAAAGAAATCAAACGACTAGAGGGGACCAGGGAAGCGGTTATCACTAATGCAGCAATGAGAGCAAAGATTCAGGATTCGATGGGTCAGAAGGAAGTCATTCAAGATCAGGTTAAA CTTATTGGTGTTGATTTGAGTGGAGTAAGGAAGGAGCAGTTTGCAGTTCAGTccaagaaaaaacaaattaaagataaattgacTGCAACCGAAAAGAAACTTGAGTCTTTACAGGAGGAGCTGAAAGCTGTGACCCAGAAGAGGGACAAAGCTTATCAAACCATTCTGGAACTGAGGAAACAACATGATGAGGAA AATGCTTACTTCTACCAGAGCCGTTCACTCATAAACAAGGCCAAAATTGTTGCTGCCAAGAAAGATATAAAGGCTCTTGAGGAGCTTGCAAATGTTGAG GTTGAGAAGTTTATGGATCTCTGGAATGGTAATAAAGCCTTCAGGGATGATTATGAGAGAAGAATTCTGAAATCCCTGGACACTCGACTATTGAGCAGGGATGGTCGGATAAGGAATCCTGATGAGAAGCCATTAGTTCTACCAGAGGTACCAGTACATACGGGAACTGAAGCACTTCCAAAACCTGGTGCGAGACAACCAAAGGAAGAAGCCAAATCCTCACCCCAACCAGGTACTAAACACCCGAAAAAGGGCCAGAAAGATGCTGAGACCAAAGCAATGGAGTCAAAATCCTCTCCAGAGAATGTTGTAGCTGACAAGATCTCTGGATCTTCAAACGAGGAAGTTGATGCTGCAAAACAGAAAGAAATGAAGAGAGAAGAGGAAATTGCAAAAGCAAAGCAAGCTTtagaaaggaagaagaagcaGGCTGAAAAAGCAGCTGCCAAAGCAGCTATAAGAGCTCAAAAGGAAGCCGAAAAGAAGCTCAAGGAAATTATTTgcttcttttcttgttttgcTTCTTCATAA
- the LOC105779044 gene encoding beta-glucuronosyltransferase GlcAT14B: MMLMIMEKKWIFPFVITSIVCIFFLVSSFNMGLVSSVHNINSIFSIFPMGQRKPGYVESKIESGSPLPPSGPPIPRFAYLISGSKGDIEKLWRVLHALYHPRNQYVVHLDLESPAEERLTLASRTKNNTMFSKMGNVYMITKANMVTYRGPTMVANTLHACAILLKRNKDWDWFINLSASDYPLVTQDDLLYAFSALNRDLNFIEHTSELGWKLDKRAMPLIIDPGLYLSTKTEVVWASQKRKLPTAFKLFTGSAWTVLSRPFIEFIIMGWDNLPRTLLMYYTNFISSPEGYFQTVVCNVPEFAKTVVNHDMHFIKWDNPPKQHPHILSLNELGKMIMSNAAFARKFNQDDPVLDKIDADLLGRVNVSFTPGAWCSGKLKCSEVGNINKIKPGPGAQRLRHLLDRLAMKAYLGQDQCR, translated from the exons ATGATGTTAATGATCATGGAGAAGAAATGGATATTTCCTTTTGTGATTACTTCCATTGTATGCATCTTTTTCCTCGTTTCCTCCTTCAACATGGGGCTTGTTTCTTCAGTTCATAATATCAATTCAATCTTCTCCATTTTCCCAATGGGTCAAAGAAAGCCAGGCTATGTTGAATCCAAGATCGAGTCCGGTTCCCCGCTGCCACCGTCCGGTCCGCCGATACCCCGATTCGCTTATTTGATATCGGGATCAAAGGGTGATATTGAAAAGCTTTGGAGAGTTCTCCATGCATTGTATCATCCAAGGAATCAATATGTGGTTCATTTGGACCTTGAGTCCCCTGCGGAAGAAAGATTGACATTGGCTTCAAGGACTAAAAACAATACAATGTTCTCCAAAATGGGGAATGTTTATATGATCACCAAGGCTAACATGGTTACTTATAGAGGTCCAACAATGGTGGCTAATACCCTCCATGCTTGTGCCATTCTTCTCAAGAGAAATAAAGATTGGGATTGGTTTATCAATCTCAGTGCATCGGATTATCCTCTTGTGACTCAAGATG ATCTTCTTTACGCATTTTCGGCGTTAAACCGGGACCTTAATTTCATCGAACACACAAGCGAGCTTGGTTGGAAACT ggACAAAAGAGCAATGCCTTTGATTATAGATCCGGGACTCTATCTGTCAACCAAGACTGAAGTAGTTTGGGCTTcacagaaaagaaaattaccTACAGCATTTAAATTGTTTACTG GTTCAGCATGGACAGTTTTGTCGCGTCCATTTATCGAGTTCATTATTATGGGATGGGACAATCTACCCAGAACTCTTCTCATGTACTACACAAACTTCATCTCCTCCCCTGAAGGTTACTTTCAGACGGTTGTATGCAATGTTCCGGAATTCGCCAAGACTGTTGTCAATCATGATATGCATTTTATTAAATGGGACAATCCTCCGAAACAGCATCCTCATATCCTTTCCCTTAACGAACTGGGCAAGATGATTATGAGCAACGCTGCATTCGCTCGCAAGTTCAACCAAGATGATCCTGTGTTGGATAAGATCGATGCCGATTTGCTTGGCCGTGTTAACGTGAGCTTCACACCAGGTGCTTGGTGCTCTGGGAAACTGAAATGTTCAGAGGTTGGGAACATTAACAAGATCAAGCCAGGGCCGGGAGCTCAAAGGCTTCGTCATCTCTTAGATAGGTTAGCTATGAAAGCTTATCTTGGCCAAGATCAATGTAGATAA